A region from the Lolium perenne isolate Kyuss_39 chromosome 4, Kyuss_2.0, whole genome shotgun sequence genome encodes:
- the LOC127293063 gene encoding homeobox protein KNOX3 yields MEDIAQHFGLGASGHGHQHHHNQLPWGSSPLSAVVALPPPQQQQQSGGYLAHSPLSLNTAPSGGNHGGGNPVLQLANGSLLEACAKAAKEPSSSSSYGVDVDAIKAKIISHPHYSSLLAAYLDCQKVGAPPDVSARLTAVAQDLELRQRTALGNLGAATEPELDQFMEAYHEMLVKYREELTRPLQEAMEFLRRVETQVNSLSISGRSLRILSSGSSEEDQEGSGGETELPEIDAHGVDQELKHHLLKKYSGYLSSLKQELSKKKKKGKLPKDARQQLLSWWEMHYKWPYPSESQKVMLAESTGLDLKQINNWFINQRKRHWKPSDELQFVMMDSYHPHNAAFYMDGHFVNDGGLYRLG; encoded by the exons ATGGAGGACATCGCCCAGCACTTTGGGCTTGGGGCCAGCGGCCACGGCCACCAGCACCATCACAACCAGCTCCCATGGGGGTCTTCGCCGCTCAGCGCCGTCGTCGCACTACCTCcgccgcagcagcagcaacagtcTGGCGGCTATCTGGCGCACAGCCCGCTCTCCCTGAACACGGCGCCGTCCGGTGGAAACCACGGCGGCGGAAACCCGGTGCTGCAGCTGGCCAACGGCAGCCTCCTGGAGGCGTGCGCAAAGGCGGCTAAGgaaccgtcgtcgtcgtcgtcctacgGCGTCGACGTGGACGCCATCAAGGCCAAGATCATCTCCCACCCCCACTACTCATCCCTCCTCGCCGCCTACCTCGATTGCCAAAAG GTGGGGGCGCCGCCGGATGTGTCGGCGAGGCTGACAGCGGTGGCGCAGGACCTGGAGCTGAGGCAGCGCACGGCGCTCGGCAACCTCGGCGCCGCGACGGAGCCCGAGCTGGATCAGTTCATG GAGGCGTACCATGAGATGTTGGTCAAGTACCGGGAGGAGCTGACCAGGCCGCTGCAGGAAGCGATGGAGTTCCTGAGGAGGGTGGAGACACAGGTCAACTCGCTCTCCATCTCCGGCAGATCGCTGCGTATCCTGTCCTCCG GCTCTTCTGAGGAAGATCAAGAAGGCAGTGGAGGAGAGACAGAGCTTCCTGAGATTGATGCCCATGGCGTGGACCAGGAGCTCAAGCACCATCTCCTGAAGAAGTACAGTGGGTATCTGAGCTCCCTCAAGCAAGAGCtgtcaaagaagaagaagaaagggaaGCTTCCCAAGGATGCTCGCCAGCAGCTCCTTAGCTGGTGGGAGATGCACTACAAATGGCCTTACCCCTCG GAGAGCCAGAAGGTGATGTTGGCCGAGTCAACGGGCCTCGACCTCAAGCAGATCAACAACTGGTTCATTAACCAAAGGAAGCGCCACTGGAAGCCATCCGACGAGCTGCAGTTCGTGATGATGGACAGCTACCACCCACATAACGCCGCCTTCTACATGGACGGCCACTTCGTCAATGATGGTGGCCTCTACAGGCTTGGGTAA